In a single window of the Leptolyngbyaceae cyanobacterium genome:
- a CDS encoding FAD-dependent oxidoreductase, whose product MQQVAILGGGLAGLAAAQRALQIGCQVDLYEKNSYLGGHAATHEVDRFIFDEGPHVSFTKNQQIKDLFAKAVNDQFLEQDALVTNYWQNYWVRHPAQCNLYGLPVELIERCIVDFVKAQYEEQPEIKTYADWCYQGLGRTFSEEFTFRYTRKYWTTEASNMSVDWVGPRMYPPKLEEVVRGALTSHQENHHYLTHFRYPLKGGFGAYVQAVSVVQEVHLNHELVSVDLRRRELEFANGKKANFEVLISSLPLPELVRRIKDVPSQVAEASEKLVCTSLVLVNVGIEREEVFPDAQWMYFYDEDIIFSRGNFPHRLSPNNVPPGCGSIQVEVYHTKYRPLPCEDVLNRSIEDMIRIGLLEKSDRILVAQEQRIPYANVLFDLNRATNLAIVQSYLAEQGIACCGRYGEWAYYWTDDSILSGWRAAERAVQNFVQA is encoded by the coding sequence ATGCAGCAAGTAGCTATTCTCGGTGGTGGGTTAGCTGGGTTAGCCGCAGCGCAACGCGCTCTTCAAATTGGTTGTCAAGTTGATTTATATGAAAAAAATTCTTATTTAGGAGGTCATGCGGCTACCCATGAAGTAGATAGATTTATATTTGATGAAGGGCCGCACGTATCATTTACTAAAAATCAACAAATAAAGGATTTGTTTGCGAAAGCAGTTAACGATCAATTCTTGGAGCAAGATGCACTTGTTACTAATTACTGGCAAAATTATTGGGTAAGGCATCCAGCGCAATGCAATTTGTACGGGTTGCCAGTAGAGTTAATAGAGCGTTGTATCGTTGATTTTGTGAAAGCTCAATACGAAGAGCAACCAGAAATCAAAACTTATGCTGATTGGTGCTATCAAGGATTAGGTCGTACTTTTAGCGAAGAGTTCACTTTTCGGTACACTCGCAAGTATTGGACAACTGAAGCCAGCAATATGTCTGTCGATTGGGTTGGCCCTAGAATGTACCCCCCAAAATTAGAAGAAGTGGTGCGAGGTGCTTTAACTTCTCATCAGGAAAATCACCATTATCTGACTCACTTTCGCTATCCCTTAAAGGGTGGTTTTGGCGCTTACGTTCAAGCGGTATCTGTCGTACAAGAAGTACACTTGAATCACGAACTGGTGAGCGTAGATTTGCGAAGAAGAGAGTTAGAGTTTGCGAATGGCAAAAAAGCGAATTTTGAAGTGTTAATTTCATCATTACCATTGCCAGAATTAGTTCGTCGAATTAAAGATGTACCTTCACAAGTAGCGGAAGCATCTGAAAAATTAGTTTGTACTTCTTTGGTACTGGTAAATGTAGGAATTGAAAGAGAAGAAGTTTTTCCGGACGCTCAGTGGATGTATTTTTACGATGAGGATATTATCTTTTCTCGCGGTAATTTTCCCCATCGCCTTTCACCCAATAATGTTCCGCCCGGTTGCGGGAGCATTCAGGTGGAAGTTTATCATACCAAGTATCGTCCCTTACCTTGTGAGGATGTGCTGAATCGATCGATCGAAGATATGATTCGTATTGGTTTGCTGGAGAAGAGCGATCGCATTCTCGTCGCTCAAGAGCAGCGCATTCCCTATGCTAATGTGTTATTCGACCTAAATCGGGCAACGAATTTAGCGATCGTGCAAAGCTATTTGGCAGAGCAAGGCATTGCTTGTTGCGGACGGTACGGCGAATGGGCATACTATTGGACGGATGACAGTATTCTCAGTGGATGGCGAGCAGCCGAAAGAGCAGTTCAAAACTTCGTGCAAGCGTAA
- the rfbD gene encoding dTDP-4-dehydrorhamnose reductase, protein MKVLVTGAEGMLGSDLCDLFQISDIDVVPMPRVSLDIQDLAKVKQVITSERPHCVIHTAAITNVDECERDPNLAHSINTVGTWNIALACRKVDSILVYISSCGVFDGTKGEPYTEIDSPAPRTHYHKSKYLGERIVADLCKDYFIIRPGWLFGGKASHRRNFVEARRREAIAKPKIVSAKDKFGSPTYTADLAKQILNLIESEAFGLYHVANVGFASRYEYVKKIVELLGVKTEVFPVGSDAFPRPAPVPAWEALDNFYLKLRNLNQMRSWESSIEDYIINRLLPEVG, encoded by the coding sequence ATGAAAGTCCTTGTCACGGGCGCTGAAGGAATGCTGGGTAGCGATCTGTGCGATCTATTTCAAATTAGCGACATAGACGTGGTTCCGATGCCACGAGTTTCACTAGATATCCAAGACCTTGCTAAAGTCAAACAGGTAATAACTTCAGAGCGCCCTCATTGTGTCATTCATACCGCAGCAATTACTAACGTTGATGAATGCGAACGAGATCCAAATTTAGCTCATTCGATCAACACGGTTGGCACTTGGAATATTGCTCTTGCTTGTAGAAAAGTAGATTCAATACTTGTCTATATAAGTAGTTGTGGAGTTTTTGACGGAACCAAGGGCGAACCTTACACCGAAATAGATTCGCCAGCACCACGCACTCACTATCACAAAAGTAAATATTTAGGCGAACGTATTGTTGCCGATCTCTGCAAAGATTACTTTATCATTCGACCGGGATGGTTATTTGGTGGCAAGGCATCTCATAGACGTAATTTTGTAGAAGCAAGGCGACGGGAAGCAATTGCTAAACCTAAAATAGTCAGTGCAAAAGATAAATTTGGTTCTCCAACTTACACTGCTGATTTAGCAAAACAAATCCTTAATTTGATCGAATCGGAAGCATTTGGTCTATACCATGTAGCAAATGTAGGATTTGCCTCTCGTTACGAATATGTAAAGAAAATAGTGGAATTACTTGGGGTGAAAACCGAAGTTTTCCCTGTAGGTTCGGATGCTTTTCCTCGTCCGGCTCCCGTACCAGCTTGGGAAGCACTGGATAACTTCTATCTAAAACTAAGAAACCTAAACCAGATGCGCTCTTGGGAATCATCTATAGAAGACTACATCATAAATCGACTTTTACCAGAGGTAGGTTAA